GATCGGTGCGGGGGTGGCATGGTTGTTCAGCCTTATCGGGATGTTCTTCCCCGATGTATTTCCTGATCAGTTCAAGTCTCCTTCAGGCGCGGTACACGTCTATTTTGAAGCAGCAACCGTCATACTCACATTGGTTCTATTGGGCCAACTGCTAGAAGCCAGAGCGCATAGCCAGACCAATACCGCAGTAAAAGAACTCTTGAAACTCGCGCCTAACAAAGCCACACGCGTACTGGATGGGCACGAACAAGAAGTCAGCATTGATGAGATCCAATTGAACGATATACTCCGGGTAAGGCCGGGAGAAAAAATACCGGTCGATGGGAGTATCACTGAGGGCCAAACGAGCATCGATGAGTCCATGATCTCGGGCGAACCCATTCCAGTGAGCAAGGTGCAAGGCGACCAAGTGAGCAGCGGCACCATCAATGGCAATCAGACCTTCCTCATGAGGGCCGAGAAAGTAGGTAGCGACACCCTGCTCTCTCAGATCATCCACATGGTCAATGATGCCAGCCGCAGCCGGGCACCCATACAGAACCTGGCCGATACGGTATCCGGGTATTTCGTGCCAGCGGTGGTCATCATCTCGGTCATCACCTTCATAGTATGGGCGCTATGGGGGCCAGAACCCGCTTATGTCTATGCATTTGTGAATGCCATCGCTGTCCTGATCATTGCTTGTCCCTGTGCGCTGGGCCTGGCCACTCCAATGTCGGTGATGGTAGGCGTAGGTAAAGGAGCTCAAAACGGGGTCTTGATCAAAAATGCCGAAGCTCTAGAGAAGATGGATAGGGTGGATACACTCATCATCGACAAGACAGGTACCATCACCGAGGGTAGGCCAAGGGTGGAGAAGATCGGTGCTTTCGGCCAAGCGCTAAGTGAAAATGAAGTACTGCAGTACATTGTCTCACTCAACTCCAATAGCGAACACCCACTGGCCGATGCCACGGTGGAGTATGGCAAGGAGAAAGCAGTGGATATCGGGTCAAGTGGACTTGAGTCGGATAATTTCACGGCCGTCACCGGTATGGGCGTAAAGGCGAGTATCAAGGGGAAGCATGTGGCGCTGGGCAACCCGAAGATGATGGAGCAGGCCGAGGCAGAGATCGGTCATGAAATGGAATCGGAGGCGAAGCGCTATCAACAAGAAGGCAAGACCGTTTCCTATCTCTCCATTGATAAAACAGTAGTCGGCTATGTGGTCATAGGCGATAGGATCAAGGAGACGAGTGCAAAAGCGATCCGTGCACTTCAAGATATAGGGATCGAAGTCATTATGCTGACTGGCGACAATCACAATACCGCACAGGCAGTGGCCACTGAACTCGATCTGGCCGAATTCAAGGCCAGCATGTTGCCTGAAGACAAACTCAAAGAAGTAGAGCGACTACAAGCAGCTGGTAAGGTGGTGGCGATGGCCGGTGATGGCATCAATGATGCACCCGCCTTGGCCAAAAGCGATGTGGGTATCGCCATGGGCACAGGGACAGATGTGGCGATAGAGAGCGCCATGATCACCTTGGTGAAGGGAGACCTACAAGGCATCGTAAAAGCACGACATCTGAGTGATGGAGTGATGAAGAACATCAAGCAAAATTTATTTTTCGCCTTTATCTATAATTCCATCGGAGTGCCGATAGCAGCAGGAGTGCTATTCCCATTCTTCGGCATCCTTCTGTCACCCATGATCGCTGCATTGGCCATGAGTTTCAGTTCAGTTTCCGTGATTGTTAATGCCTTGAGATTAAGGAGTCTAAAACTTTGAATTTCATTCTATCCCTTTGGTGTTTTCTCTTTAATATATTCTCTATCGGTGCAGGGCTGAGGCAATCTAATTTCACAAACAACTCTTAACCACAGCTACGCTGACAGAAGTCATTAAAAGGGCAGATCAATACATATATAACAATTCACTCGAATCATCCTTTAATTTCGTAAGTTTGAAGTTCATAGAAAAGGAAGAATTATGGCAACTATGAAAGCCGCTCGCTGGCATGCAGCAAAAGACATTCGGGTAGAGGAGGCCACCATTCCAACACCCAACGACGACCAAGTAAAAATAGAAGTGAAATTCGCAGGTATCTGTGGCTCTGATCTCCACGAGTACAACC
This genomic window from Flavobacteriales bacterium contains:
- a CDS encoding copper-translocating P-type ATPase; the protein is MTHTYHIHGMTCQGCRSHVEGVLSKVKGVSKATVDLEKEEGTIVMEEHISIEELQTALKNDGGSYSIHPLGDMPRTTEKKASKGTGTGNFYCPMHCEGDKTYDSSGDCPVCGMDLVVEQNLSTVSSAQWTCPMHPEVVKDESGSCPVCGMDLVPMQVDLSAEEKNYKDLLRKFWIATAFTLPIFIIAMSEMIPKNPLYDLMEQKYWNWIQFALSIPVVFYATWMFFERAYRSIRTWNLNMFTLIGIGAGVAWLFSLIGMFFPDVFPDQFKSPSGAVHVYFEAATVILTLVLLGQLLEARAHSQTNTAVKELLKLAPNKATRVLDGHEQEVSIDEIQLNDILRVRPGEKIPVDGSITEGQTSIDESMISGEPIPVSKVQGDQVSSGTINGNQTFLMRAEKVGSDTLLSQIIHMVNDASRSRAPIQNLADTVSGYFVPAVVIISVITFIVWALWGPEPAYVYAFVNAIAVLIIACPCALGLATPMSVMVGVGKGAQNGVLIKNAEALEKMDRVDTLIIDKTGTITEGRPRVEKIGAFGQALSENEVLQYIVSLNSNSEHPLADATVEYGKEKAVDIGSSGLESDNFTAVTGMGVKASIKGKHVALGNPKMMEQAEAEIGHEMESEAKRYQQEGKTVSYLSIDKTVVGYVVIGDRIKETSAKAIRALQDIGIEVIMLTGDNHNTAQAVATELDLAEFKASMLPEDKLKEVERLQAAGKVVAMAGDGINDAPALAKSDVGIAMGTGTDVAIESAMITLVKGDLQGIVKARHLSDGVMKNIKQNLFFAFIYNSIGVPIAAGVLFPFFGILLSPMIAALAMSFSSVSVIVNALRLRSLKL